One Vespa crabro chromosome 9, iyVesCrab1.2, whole genome shotgun sequence genomic region harbors:
- the LOC124426565 gene encoding myb-like protein I isoform X1, with the protein MSVLNQSGEDAVECPLCMELLEVDDLNFFPCTCGYQICRFCWHRIRTDENGLCPACRKAYSENPANFKPLTKEEIARLKAEKRLKDQQRKQRVTENRKHLANVRVVQKNLVFVVGLPMRLADADVLKRHEYFGKFGKIHKVVINQSTSYAGSQGPSASAYVTYQRQEDALRAIEAVNNIVVDGRTIKTSLGTTKYCSHFMRNQACPKPDCMYLHDLGDQEASFTKEEMHQGKHQEYERKLVQSLHAHASALQRKPTPSPPVTSSIGRENGTTNSQAKEAWPSLQPGQTNNTQTNCKESSPPTQTTSQQHSIINGSSLTTQQTHISSGGPMHQQNNNNKGENGMGLRRGKSNSESKAQAARNKHKNCQNKEKHSTRTTSRSESSSISVQNNVQPQVNGQKDIRNFSAETNSDVLQKLGNKCKVDQQQQQQQQQQQSNKISKPAQQPSNELKINGVIQNGERRHSDSETDQQREGSTPASTISSSEDSNVNHQVEQLVESSEENNGAAILGSSPASTNSSQGANQQPPPGLHNGSQMQLNHRSIFQADNNSFFSTNTFQKISTAASVTSNSLAGNTNLDWPSTGLASIPDSLPTVHSSEDWQAAFGFHPESTRSNHIVRKISPSNSPRVTFNSEDFAEEEVYSNSQYNAISESSGTFATNLLVNSPASKFMADFQQNSLQQRLAMQAQQNQENCEYIKQNGHATLKEVQNHHESGSDVKADDDLGFDPFHETQKALAELMENEMQLQQQRLFQQQQQQQQQREREEQSRVQHQQSLANLGQQHFPQVAHIAHLQQQAQHLQNLQVLQQSHSLLSRLPQNLLQSGTQSPAQNSVTAASLAQRSRLPPPGFPGATPNHMNSFGLGIPRPAPTNNALTGTQPSQQSAYLPNGNPLLNTQVGIGKCAGDTVYTLKDWCEISSQQQQQQFHHQALHQKGGWNNFGPIADWTSIDPAIVSSSRPLPFQTTSTWQFPHVHPSHTVSHNAQQEQNAPAQHWAMQPPPGFAAPATTGQLSNQQASTAAQPHTKLISAGSEIENYKHTKSTNDVVKYSYLMK; encoded by the exons ATGTCAGTATTGAATCAAAGTGGAGAGGATGCAGTGGAGTGTCCATTGTGCATGGAACTATTGGAGGTTgatgatttaaatttttttccgtGCACATGTGGCTACCAAATATGCAGATTTTGTTGGCATAGAATACGTACGGACGAAAATGGCTTATGCCCTGCGTGCAGGAAGGCCTATTCTGAAAACCCCGCTAATTTTAAGCCTCTTACGAAGGAAGAAATTGCAAG attaaaaGCAGAAAAGAGATTGAAGGATCAACAGCGTAAACAAAGAGTTACAGAAAATCGTAAACATCTAGCGAATGTAAGGGTAGTTCAAAAAAATTTAGTATTTGTAGTAGGATTACCAATGCGATTGGCAGATGCGGAT gTATTAAAGAGACATGAGTATTTTGGAAAGTTTGGTAAGATTCATAAAGTTGTGATCAATCAGAGCACTTCTTATGCAGGGTCTCAGGGCCCTAGTGCCTCGGCATATGTCACCTATCaa CGCCAGGAAGATGCTCTGCGTGCTATAGAGGCTGTGAATAATATTGTTGTGGACGGACGGACAATAAAAACGTCACTGGGTACAACAAAATACTGTTCACATTTTATGCGGAATCAGGCGTGTCCAAAACCAGACTGCATGTATTTACACGATCTCGGGGACCAGGAAGCATCGTTTACGAAAGAGGAAATGCATCAAGGGAAACATCAGGAATATGAGCGCAAACTTGTGCAATCTTTACATGCTCATGCATCTGCATTACAGCG aaaaccAACACCATCACCACCTGTTACAAGTAGTATTGGTCGAGAAAATGGAACTACGAATTCACAAGCCAAGGAAGCATGGCCTTCGTTACAACCAGGACAAACGAATA ATACACAAACGAATTGTAAAGAATCATCACCACCTACCCAAACAACTTCACAGCAGCATAGCATAATTAATGGTAGCAGTCTTACCACTCAGCAAACGCATATATCATCTGGAGGTCCTATGCATCAacagaataacaataataaaggggAAAATGGTATGGGTCTACGCAGAGGCAAAAGTAATAGTGAAAGTAAGGCACAAGCAGCgcgaaataaacataaaaattgtcaaaacaaagagaaacataGCACTCGAACAACGTCACGTTCTGAATCAAGCTCAATTAGTGTACAAAATAATGTGCAACCACAAGTGAATGGTCAGAAggatataagaaatttttcagcTGAAACGAATAGTGATGTATTGCAGAAGTTAGGCAATAAGTGTAAGGTTgatcaacagcagcagcagcagcaacagcagcaacagtcTAACAAAATTTCTAAACCGGCGCAACAACCATCTAATGAACTTAAAATAAATGGTGTAATTCAAAATGGGGAACGACGACATTCGGATAGTGAAACAGATCAACAACGAGAAGGTAGTACACCAGCTAGTACAATTTCAAGTTCAGAAGATTCTAATGTAAATCATCAAGTGGAACAATTAGTGGAATCAAGTGAGGAGAACAATGGTGCTGCAATTTTAG GTTCATCACCTGCTAGCACAAACTCATCGCAAGGTGCCAATCAACAGCCACCACCAGGGCTGCATAATGGGTCTCAAATGCAACTTAATCACCGGTCAATCTTTCAGGCGGACAATAATAGTTTCTTCAGTACAAATACCTTCCAGAAAATATCTACAGCCGCCTCAGTCACATCCAATTCCTTGGCAG gAAATACAAATTTGGATTGGCCGAGTACAGGCTTGGCTTCCATTCCTGATTCTTTACCAACAGTTCACTCAAGTGAAGATTGGCAAGCAGCATTTGGTTTTCATCCTGAATCTACGCGATCAAATCACATTGTACGAAAGATTAGTCCTTCCAATTCACCACGAGTAACTTTCAACTCTGAAGACTTTGCAGAAGAGGAAGTGTATAGTAATTCGCAGTATAATGCAATCTCAGAATCCTCAGGCACCTTTGCAACTAATTTACTTGTTAATTCACCTGCATCTAAATTTATGGCAGACTTCCAGCAAAATTCATTACAACAAAGGCTTGCTATGCAA gcACAACAAAATCAAGAAAATTGTGAATATATCAAACAAAACGGACATGCAACTTTAAAAGAAGTTCAAAATCATCATGAATCTGGATCTGATGTAAAAGCAGACGACGATTTAGGCTTTGATCCTTTTCATGAAACGCAAAAAGCACTTGCAGAGTTAATGGAGAATGAAATGCAGTTACAACAACAAAGATTAtttcaacaacaacagcagcaacaacaacagagagaacgagaagagCAAAGCAGGGTACAACATCAACAAAGTCTTGCTAATCTTGGTCAGCAGCACTTTCCACAg GTTGCACATATAGCACATCTACAGCAACAAGCGCAGCACTTGCAAAATTTGCAAGTTCTTCAACAATCGCATTCCCTCCTGTCTCGTCTTCCGCAGAATCTTCTACAAAGTGGCACACAGAGTCCTGCTCAGAATTCTGTAACAGCTGCTAGTCTGGCACAGCGCAGTCGTCTCCCTCCGCCAGGTTTCCCTGGCGCAACCCCAAATCACATGAACTCTTTCGGTCTTGGTATACCGCGGCCTGCCCCTACAAACAATGCCCTCACGG GAACACAGCCATCACAGCAAAGTGCGTATCTTCCAAATGGAAATCCTCTACTCAATACACAag TAGGTATCGGTAAATGCGCAGGCGATACTGTTTACACATTAAAAGATTGGTGTGAGATAAGTagccaacaacaacaacaacaatttcATCATCAAGCATTACATCAAAAAGGGGGATGGAACAACTTTGGGCCTATTGCAGACTGGACTTCAATTGATCCAGCTATTGTTAGTTCATCTAGGCCTCTTCCATTCCAAACTACTAGCACGTGGCAATTTCCACATGTACATCCTTCTCACACAGTATCTCACAATGCGCAACAG gaaCAGAACGCACCAGCTCAGCATTGGGCAATGCAACCACCGCCAGGCTTTGCTGCGCCTGCAACTACAGGGCAACTAAGTAATCAACAAGCAAGCACAGCTGCACAGCCGCACACCAAACTTATCTCTGCAGGATCAGAAATTGAGA ATTACAAACACACCAAGTCTACAAATGACGTGGTGAAATATTCGTATCTGATGAAATGA
- the LOC124426565 gene encoding myb-like protein I isoform X2, with translation MSVLNQSGEDAVECPLCMELLEVDDLNFFPCTCGYQICRFCWHRIRTDENGLCPACRKAYSENPANFKPLTKEEIARLKAEKRLKDQQRKQRVTENRKHLANVRVVQKNLVFVVGLPMRLADADVLKRHEYFGKFGKIHKVVINQSTSYAGSQGPSASAYVTYQRQEDALRAIEAVNNIVVDGRTIKTSLGTTKYCSHFMRNQACPKPDCMYLHDLGDQEASFTKEEMHQGKHQEYERKLVQSLHAHASALQRKPTPSPPVTSSIGRENGTTNSQAKEAWPSLQPGQTNNTQTNCKESSPPTQTTSQQHSIINGSSLTTQQTHISSGGPMHQQNNNNKGENGMGLRRGKSNSESKAQAARNKHKNCQNKEKHSTRTTSRSESSSISVQNNVQPQVNGQKDIRNFSAETNSDVLQKLGNKCKVDQQQQQQQQQQQSNKISKPAQQPSNELKINGVIQNGERRHSDSETDQQREGSTPASTISSSEDSNVNHQVEQLVESSEENNGAAILGSSPASTNSSQGANQQPPPGLHNGSQMQLNHRSIFQADNNSFFSTNTFQKISTAASVTSNSLAGNTNLDWPSTGLASIPDSLPTVHSSEDWQAAFGFHPESTRSNHIVRKISPSNSPRVTFNSEDFAEEEVYSNSQYNAISESSGTFATNLLVNSPASKFMADFQQNSLQQRLAMQAQQNQENCEYIKQNGHATLKEVQNHHESGSDVKADDDLGFDPFHETQKALAELMENEMQLQQQRLFQQQQQQQQQREREEQSRVQHQQSLANLGQQHFPQVAHIAHLQQQAQHLQNLQVLQQSHSLLSRLPQNLLQSGTQSPAQNSVTAASLAQRSRLPPPGFPGATPNHMNSFGLGIPRPAPTNNALTGTQPSQQSAYLPNGNPLLNTQGIGKCAGDTVYTLKDWCEISSQQQQQQFHHQALHQKGGWNNFGPIADWTSIDPAIVSSSRPLPFQTTSTWQFPHVHPSHTVSHNAQQEQNAPAQHWAMQPPPGFAAPATTGQLSNQQASTAAQPHTKLISAGSEIENYKHTKSTNDVVKYSYLMK, from the exons ATGTCAGTATTGAATCAAAGTGGAGAGGATGCAGTGGAGTGTCCATTGTGCATGGAACTATTGGAGGTTgatgatttaaatttttttccgtGCACATGTGGCTACCAAATATGCAGATTTTGTTGGCATAGAATACGTACGGACGAAAATGGCTTATGCCCTGCGTGCAGGAAGGCCTATTCTGAAAACCCCGCTAATTTTAAGCCTCTTACGAAGGAAGAAATTGCAAG attaaaaGCAGAAAAGAGATTGAAGGATCAACAGCGTAAACAAAGAGTTACAGAAAATCGTAAACATCTAGCGAATGTAAGGGTAGTTCAAAAAAATTTAGTATTTGTAGTAGGATTACCAATGCGATTGGCAGATGCGGAT gTATTAAAGAGACATGAGTATTTTGGAAAGTTTGGTAAGATTCATAAAGTTGTGATCAATCAGAGCACTTCTTATGCAGGGTCTCAGGGCCCTAGTGCCTCGGCATATGTCACCTATCaa CGCCAGGAAGATGCTCTGCGTGCTATAGAGGCTGTGAATAATATTGTTGTGGACGGACGGACAATAAAAACGTCACTGGGTACAACAAAATACTGTTCACATTTTATGCGGAATCAGGCGTGTCCAAAACCAGACTGCATGTATTTACACGATCTCGGGGACCAGGAAGCATCGTTTACGAAAGAGGAAATGCATCAAGGGAAACATCAGGAATATGAGCGCAAACTTGTGCAATCTTTACATGCTCATGCATCTGCATTACAGCG aaaaccAACACCATCACCACCTGTTACAAGTAGTATTGGTCGAGAAAATGGAACTACGAATTCACAAGCCAAGGAAGCATGGCCTTCGTTACAACCAGGACAAACGAATA ATACACAAACGAATTGTAAAGAATCATCACCACCTACCCAAACAACTTCACAGCAGCATAGCATAATTAATGGTAGCAGTCTTACCACTCAGCAAACGCATATATCATCTGGAGGTCCTATGCATCAacagaataacaataataaaggggAAAATGGTATGGGTCTACGCAGAGGCAAAAGTAATAGTGAAAGTAAGGCACAAGCAGCgcgaaataaacataaaaattgtcaaaacaaagagaaacataGCACTCGAACAACGTCACGTTCTGAATCAAGCTCAATTAGTGTACAAAATAATGTGCAACCACAAGTGAATGGTCAGAAggatataagaaatttttcagcTGAAACGAATAGTGATGTATTGCAGAAGTTAGGCAATAAGTGTAAGGTTgatcaacagcagcagcagcagcaacagcagcaacagtcTAACAAAATTTCTAAACCGGCGCAACAACCATCTAATGAACTTAAAATAAATGGTGTAATTCAAAATGGGGAACGACGACATTCGGATAGTGAAACAGATCAACAACGAGAAGGTAGTACACCAGCTAGTACAATTTCAAGTTCAGAAGATTCTAATGTAAATCATCAAGTGGAACAATTAGTGGAATCAAGTGAGGAGAACAATGGTGCTGCAATTTTAG GTTCATCACCTGCTAGCACAAACTCATCGCAAGGTGCCAATCAACAGCCACCACCAGGGCTGCATAATGGGTCTCAAATGCAACTTAATCACCGGTCAATCTTTCAGGCGGACAATAATAGTTTCTTCAGTACAAATACCTTCCAGAAAATATCTACAGCCGCCTCAGTCACATCCAATTCCTTGGCAG gAAATACAAATTTGGATTGGCCGAGTACAGGCTTGGCTTCCATTCCTGATTCTTTACCAACAGTTCACTCAAGTGAAGATTGGCAAGCAGCATTTGGTTTTCATCCTGAATCTACGCGATCAAATCACATTGTACGAAAGATTAGTCCTTCCAATTCACCACGAGTAACTTTCAACTCTGAAGACTTTGCAGAAGAGGAAGTGTATAGTAATTCGCAGTATAATGCAATCTCAGAATCCTCAGGCACCTTTGCAACTAATTTACTTGTTAATTCACCTGCATCTAAATTTATGGCAGACTTCCAGCAAAATTCATTACAACAAAGGCTTGCTATGCAA gcACAACAAAATCAAGAAAATTGTGAATATATCAAACAAAACGGACATGCAACTTTAAAAGAAGTTCAAAATCATCATGAATCTGGATCTGATGTAAAAGCAGACGACGATTTAGGCTTTGATCCTTTTCATGAAACGCAAAAAGCACTTGCAGAGTTAATGGAGAATGAAATGCAGTTACAACAACAAAGATTAtttcaacaacaacagcagcaacaacaacagagagaacgagaagagCAAAGCAGGGTACAACATCAACAAAGTCTTGCTAATCTTGGTCAGCAGCACTTTCCACAg GTTGCACATATAGCACATCTACAGCAACAAGCGCAGCACTTGCAAAATTTGCAAGTTCTTCAACAATCGCATTCCCTCCTGTCTCGTCTTCCGCAGAATCTTCTACAAAGTGGCACACAGAGTCCTGCTCAGAATTCTGTAACAGCTGCTAGTCTGGCACAGCGCAGTCGTCTCCCTCCGCCAGGTTTCCCTGGCGCAACCCCAAATCACATGAACTCTTTCGGTCTTGGTATACCGCGGCCTGCCCCTACAAACAATGCCCTCACGG GAACACAGCCATCACAGCAAAGTGCGTATCTTCCAAATGGAAATCCTCTACTCAATACACAag GTATCGGTAAATGCGCAGGCGATACTGTTTACACATTAAAAGATTGGTGTGAGATAAGTagccaacaacaacaacaacaatttcATCATCAAGCATTACATCAAAAAGGGGGATGGAACAACTTTGGGCCTATTGCAGACTGGACTTCAATTGATCCAGCTATTGTTAGTTCATCTAGGCCTCTTCCATTCCAAACTACTAGCACGTGGCAATTTCCACATGTACATCCTTCTCACACAGTATCTCACAATGCGCAACAG gaaCAGAACGCACCAGCTCAGCATTGGGCAATGCAACCACCGCCAGGCTTTGCTGCGCCTGCAACTACAGGGCAACTAAGTAATCAACAAGCAAGCACAGCTGCACAGCCGCACACCAAACTTATCTCTGCAGGATCAGAAATTGAGA ATTACAAACACACCAAGTCTACAAATGACGTGGTGAAATATTCGTATCTGATGAAATGA
- the LOC124426565 gene encoding myb-like protein I isoform X3, giving the protein MSVLNQSGEDAVECPLCMELLEVDDLNFFPCTCGYQICRFCWHRIRTDENGLCPACRKAYSENPANFKPLTKEEIARLKAEKRLKDQQRKQRVTENRKHLANVRVVQKNLVFVVGLPMRLADADVLKRHEYFGKFGKIHKVVINQSTSYAGSQGPSASAYVTYQRQEDALRAIEAVNNIVVDGRTIKTSLGTTKYCSHFMRNQACPKPDCMYLHDLGDQEASFTKEEMHQGKHQEYERKLVQSLHAHASALQRKPTPSPPVTSSIGRENGTTNSQAKEAWPSLQPGQTNNTQTNCKESSPPTQTTSQQHSIINGSSLTTQQTHISSGGPMHQQNNNNKGENGMGLRRGKSNSESKAQAARNKHKNCQNKEKHSTRTTSRSESSSISVQNNVQPQVNGQKDIRNFSAETNSDVLQKLGNKCKVDQQQQQQQQQQQSNKISKPAQQPSNELKINGVIQNGERRHSDSETDQQREGSTPASTISSSEDSNVNHQVEQLVESSEENNGAAILGSSPASTNSSQGANQQPPPGLHNGSQMQLNHRSIFQADNNSFFSTNTFQKISTAASVTSNSLAGNTNLDWPSTGLASIPDSLPTVHSSEDWQAAFGFHPESTRSNHIVRKISPSNSPRVTFNSEDFAEEEVYSNSQYNAISESSGTFATNLLVNSPASKFMADFQQNSLQQRLAMQAQQNQENCEYIKQNGHATLKEVQNHHESGSDVKADDDLGFDPFHETQKALAELMENEMQLQQQRLFQQQQQQQQQREREEQSRVQHQQSLANLGQQHFPQVAHIAHLQQQAQHLQNLQVLQQSHSLLSRLPQNLLQSGTQSPAQNSVTAASLAQRSRLPPPGFPGATPNHMNSFGLGIPRPAPTNNALTGTQPSQQSAYLPNGNPLLNTQVGIGKCAGDTVYTLKDWCEISSQQQQQQFHHQALHQKGGWNNFGPIADWTSIDPAIVSSSRPLPFQTTSTWQFPHVHPSHTVSHNAQQEQNAPAQHWAMQPPPGFAAPATTGQLSNQQASTAAQPHTKLISAGSEIENL; this is encoded by the exons ATGTCAGTATTGAATCAAAGTGGAGAGGATGCAGTGGAGTGTCCATTGTGCATGGAACTATTGGAGGTTgatgatttaaatttttttccgtGCACATGTGGCTACCAAATATGCAGATTTTGTTGGCATAGAATACGTACGGACGAAAATGGCTTATGCCCTGCGTGCAGGAAGGCCTATTCTGAAAACCCCGCTAATTTTAAGCCTCTTACGAAGGAAGAAATTGCAAG attaaaaGCAGAAAAGAGATTGAAGGATCAACAGCGTAAACAAAGAGTTACAGAAAATCGTAAACATCTAGCGAATGTAAGGGTAGTTCAAAAAAATTTAGTATTTGTAGTAGGATTACCAATGCGATTGGCAGATGCGGAT gTATTAAAGAGACATGAGTATTTTGGAAAGTTTGGTAAGATTCATAAAGTTGTGATCAATCAGAGCACTTCTTATGCAGGGTCTCAGGGCCCTAGTGCCTCGGCATATGTCACCTATCaa CGCCAGGAAGATGCTCTGCGTGCTATAGAGGCTGTGAATAATATTGTTGTGGACGGACGGACAATAAAAACGTCACTGGGTACAACAAAATACTGTTCACATTTTATGCGGAATCAGGCGTGTCCAAAACCAGACTGCATGTATTTACACGATCTCGGGGACCAGGAAGCATCGTTTACGAAAGAGGAAATGCATCAAGGGAAACATCAGGAATATGAGCGCAAACTTGTGCAATCTTTACATGCTCATGCATCTGCATTACAGCG aaaaccAACACCATCACCACCTGTTACAAGTAGTATTGGTCGAGAAAATGGAACTACGAATTCACAAGCCAAGGAAGCATGGCCTTCGTTACAACCAGGACAAACGAATA ATACACAAACGAATTGTAAAGAATCATCACCACCTACCCAAACAACTTCACAGCAGCATAGCATAATTAATGGTAGCAGTCTTACCACTCAGCAAACGCATATATCATCTGGAGGTCCTATGCATCAacagaataacaataataaaggggAAAATGGTATGGGTCTACGCAGAGGCAAAAGTAATAGTGAAAGTAAGGCACAAGCAGCgcgaaataaacataaaaattgtcaaaacaaagagaaacataGCACTCGAACAACGTCACGTTCTGAATCAAGCTCAATTAGTGTACAAAATAATGTGCAACCACAAGTGAATGGTCAGAAggatataagaaatttttcagcTGAAACGAATAGTGATGTATTGCAGAAGTTAGGCAATAAGTGTAAGGTTgatcaacagcagcagcagcagcaacagcagcaacagtcTAACAAAATTTCTAAACCGGCGCAACAACCATCTAATGAACTTAAAATAAATGGTGTAATTCAAAATGGGGAACGACGACATTCGGATAGTGAAACAGATCAACAACGAGAAGGTAGTACACCAGCTAGTACAATTTCAAGTTCAGAAGATTCTAATGTAAATCATCAAGTGGAACAATTAGTGGAATCAAGTGAGGAGAACAATGGTGCTGCAATTTTAG GTTCATCACCTGCTAGCACAAACTCATCGCAAGGTGCCAATCAACAGCCACCACCAGGGCTGCATAATGGGTCTCAAATGCAACTTAATCACCGGTCAATCTTTCAGGCGGACAATAATAGTTTCTTCAGTACAAATACCTTCCAGAAAATATCTACAGCCGCCTCAGTCACATCCAATTCCTTGGCAG gAAATACAAATTTGGATTGGCCGAGTACAGGCTTGGCTTCCATTCCTGATTCTTTACCAACAGTTCACTCAAGTGAAGATTGGCAAGCAGCATTTGGTTTTCATCCTGAATCTACGCGATCAAATCACATTGTACGAAAGATTAGTCCTTCCAATTCACCACGAGTAACTTTCAACTCTGAAGACTTTGCAGAAGAGGAAGTGTATAGTAATTCGCAGTATAATGCAATCTCAGAATCCTCAGGCACCTTTGCAACTAATTTACTTGTTAATTCACCTGCATCTAAATTTATGGCAGACTTCCAGCAAAATTCATTACAACAAAGGCTTGCTATGCAA gcACAACAAAATCAAGAAAATTGTGAATATATCAAACAAAACGGACATGCAACTTTAAAAGAAGTTCAAAATCATCATGAATCTGGATCTGATGTAAAAGCAGACGACGATTTAGGCTTTGATCCTTTTCATGAAACGCAAAAAGCACTTGCAGAGTTAATGGAGAATGAAATGCAGTTACAACAACAAAGATTAtttcaacaacaacagcagcaacaacaacagagagaacgagaagagCAAAGCAGGGTACAACATCAACAAAGTCTTGCTAATCTTGGTCAGCAGCACTTTCCACAg GTTGCACATATAGCACATCTACAGCAACAAGCGCAGCACTTGCAAAATTTGCAAGTTCTTCAACAATCGCATTCCCTCCTGTCTCGTCTTCCGCAGAATCTTCTACAAAGTGGCACACAGAGTCCTGCTCAGAATTCTGTAACAGCTGCTAGTCTGGCACAGCGCAGTCGTCTCCCTCCGCCAGGTTTCCCTGGCGCAACCCCAAATCACATGAACTCTTTCGGTCTTGGTATACCGCGGCCTGCCCCTACAAACAATGCCCTCACGG GAACACAGCCATCACAGCAAAGTGCGTATCTTCCAAATGGAAATCCTCTACTCAATACACAag TAGGTATCGGTAAATGCGCAGGCGATACTGTTTACACATTAAAAGATTGGTGTGAGATAAGTagccaacaacaacaacaacaatttcATCATCAAGCATTACATCAAAAAGGGGGATGGAACAACTTTGGGCCTATTGCAGACTGGACTTCAATTGATCCAGCTATTGTTAGTTCATCTAGGCCTCTTCCATTCCAAACTACTAGCACGTGGCAATTTCCACATGTACATCCTTCTCACACAGTATCTCACAATGCGCAACAG gaaCAGAACGCACCAGCTCAGCATTGGGCAATGCAACCACCGCCAGGCTTTGCTGCGCCTGCAACTACAGGGCAACTAAGTAATCAACAAGCAAGCACAGCTGCACAGCCGCACACCAAACTTATCTCTGCAGGATCAGAAATTGAGA atTTATAA
- the LOC124426632 gene encoding protein cereblon: MDLAIRESSSDSDDFQVLENDEPEEVTIPFENTFDLALPTTHSYLGNNLKELRGRTLLDDGIYKNLPLLIKNSIILFPGQTLPINSESIEITNVLQTCIRRDHIFGVICSNNGKTVRVGTTAEVYEYYDGDLIGRSFRLKAKGRQRFKIICIIMKGYDIVSANVKILPEVTLKHPFLDYRLTSLDYLRIRPITQKEWKQQDFVEKIDSTITPWPSWVYKQYDPLRLSLKIQHHLQFLEKRGCNIPKDPIELSFWVAQNVLIDDDERIDLLNYDCAIARLQREIKFLIEDRSFVCIHCDNFMTHQSNMFPMSKDGLQSTYCNGYGVIFETITVYHAEGLRLNMDTYSTDYSWFPGYAWTTASCNICFSHVGWKYTAVKNNLKPKVFWGLTRRALKKRTNNKVDDTSDTDANPIGN, encoded by the exons ATGGATCTTGCAATCAGAGAAAGTTCCAGTGATTCAGACGATTTTCAAGTATTgg AAAATGATGAACCCGAAGAAGTAACAATACCTTTTGAGAATACTTTTGACTTGGCCCTTCCAACCACACATTCT TACTTAgggaataatttaaaagaactCAGAGGAAGAACATTGCTAGATGATGGCATTTACAAGAATTTGCCATTGTTAATTAagaattctattattttatttcctggaCAAACATTACCAATTAATTCAGAAAGTATAGAAATTACTAATGTGTTACAAACCTGCATTCGAAGAGATCATATATTTGGTGTCATATGTTCGAACAATGGTAAGACGGTACGTGTAGGCACAACAGCTGAagtttatgaatattatgatGGTGATCTAATAGGAAGAAGTTTTCGACTAAAAGCGAAGGGTAGACAGCGattcaaaataatatgtattataatgaaG GGCTATGATATAGTTTCTgcaaatgttaaaatattaccAGAAGTTACTTTGAAACATCCATTCTTGGATTATCGTTTAACTTCATTAGATTATTTACGAATACGACCGATTACTCAAAAAGAATGGAAACAGCAAGATTTTGTTGAGAAAATTGATTCTACGATAACTCCATGGCCATCTTGGGTATATAAACAGTATGATCCTTTGAGATTGTCTTTGAAAATACAGCATCATTTACAATTTCTTGAAAAAC GAGGTTGTAACATACCTAAAGATCCAATTGAATTATCATTTTGGGTTGCACAAAATGTATtaattgatgatgatgaaagaattgatttattaaattatgattGTGCTATTGCAAGGttacaaagagaaataaaatttcttattgag gATAGATCATTTGTTTGTATACATTGTGATAATTTCATGACCCATCAATCAAATATGTTTCCAATGAGTAAGGATGGCCTTCAAAGTACGTATTGTAATGGCTATGGTGTTATATTTGAAACAATAACTGTCTACCATGCAGAAGGATTAAGGCTTAATATGGATACATATTCAACGGATTATAGTTGGTTTCCGGG ATATGCCTGGACAACAGCAAGTTGTAATATCTGTTTTTCTCATGTGGGTTGGAAATATACAgcagtaaaaaataatttgaaaccTAAAGTTTTTTGGGGCTTAACTCGTAGggctttaaaaaaaagaacaaataataaagtagATGATACATCAGATACCGACGCCAACCCAATTGGCAattga